One genomic region from Leptolyngbyaceae cyanobacterium JSC-12 encodes:
- a CDS encoding ATPase component of uncharacterized ABC-type transporter (IMG reference gene:2510095760~PFAM: ABC transporter) has translation MTNVANQTEPNPLPPLPTMTTPPELEVVNMTKRFGSLVALDNVSLHLKPATFHALLGENGAGKSTLVKCIMGFYKADHGDVLINKHARAIESPRDAHKYGIGMVYQHFTSVPAMTVAENLVLSRFDSPTVINWKRELEQLNAFMVNAPFKVPVEALVGQLAAGEKQKLEILKQLYLESKILILDEPTSVLTPGEADEVLGLIREQVTDGKLSVLIISHKFREVTSFCDEITVLRKGKYAGTGAVKDLSVAQMAEMMMGEKREPQKVEKTPHPDMAPVLELKDLHANKDNGVEAVHGVNLTVHSGEIVGIAGISGNGQRELVEVLAGQRSLTGGQVLVNGKPYFATRKEIDANRVFVLPEEPLKNACVAHMSVAENLALRTFDKPPQAKGAMLIFKAIREMAINLISAFKIKTPSPETPVGNLSGGNVQRTVLARELSSDNINLLIAANPCFGLDFAMVDYIHSQILSARNRGVAVLLVSEDLDELLKLSDRLLVISGGKFAYESPIETADFAAIGHAMAGH, from the coding sequence ATGACCAACGTTGCTAACCAGACTGAACCTAATCCTCTACCACCTCTCCCTACGATGACAACCCCACCAGAGCTTGAGGTTGTCAACATGACTAAGCGGTTTGGCAGCCTTGTGGCATTAGACAACGTTTCGTTGCATCTCAAACCAGCCACGTTTCATGCGCTCTTAGGTGAGAACGGTGCTGGCAAAAGTACGTTGGTAAAGTGCATCATGGGCTTTTACAAAGCGGATCATGGGGATGTGCTTATCAATAAACATGCTCGGGCGATTGAGAGTCCACGAGATGCTCATAAGTACGGCATCGGTATGGTCTATCAACACTTCACCTCAGTCCCAGCAATGACGGTTGCTGAGAACCTGGTTTTATCCCGGTTTGACAGTCCCACGGTCATTAACTGGAAGCGGGAACTGGAACAACTGAATGCATTTATGGTAAACGCCCCATTCAAAGTTCCAGTCGAAGCATTGGTTGGGCAACTGGCAGCGGGCGAAAAGCAAAAGTTGGAGATTCTCAAGCAACTTTACCTGGAAAGCAAAATCCTGATTTTGGACGAGCCAACGTCGGTATTGACGCCTGGCGAAGCAGATGAGGTGCTAGGGCTGATTCGGGAACAGGTCACCGATGGCAAACTGAGTGTGCTTATCATCAGTCATAAGTTCCGTGAAGTCACTTCTTTCTGTGACGAAATTACAGTATTGCGGAAAGGGAAATATGCCGGAACGGGGGCTGTGAAAGACCTTAGTGTGGCGCAGATGGCAGAAATGATGATGGGTGAGAAACGCGAACCCCAGAAGGTTGAGAAAACTCCCCATCCAGACATGGCACCAGTGCTGGAGCTGAAAGATTTACATGCTAATAAAGACAATGGTGTGGAAGCGGTGCATGGTGTGAATTTAACAGTGCATAGTGGCGAGATTGTAGGAATTGCGGGGATTTCTGGCAATGGGCAGCGGGAGTTGGTGGAGGTGCTGGCAGGACAGCGATCGCTCACGGGTGGTCAGGTACTGGTCAATGGAAAACCTTATTTTGCTACTCGCAAGGAAATTGATGCAAACCGTGTGTTTGTGTTACCAGAAGAACCTTTGAAGAATGCCTGCGTTGCCCATATGAGCGTTGCTGAAAACCTAGCATTGCGAACCTTCGATAAACCTCCCCAGGCAAAGGGGGCAATGCTCATCTTCAAAGCAATTCGAGAGATGGCAATCAACTTGATTAGCGCGTTCAAAATTAAAACGCCTTCTCCTGAAACACCTGTAGGAAACCTGTCAGGTGGTAATGTGCAGCGTACAGTCCTGGCACGAGAACTTTCATCGGACAATATTAACCTGCTGATTGCCGCCAATCCCTGCTTTGGGTTGGACTTTGCCATGGTGGACTACATTCACAGCCAGATCTTGAGTGCTCGTAATCGCGGAGTGGCGGTTTTGCTGGTGAGCGAAGATTTAGATGAATTGTTGAAGTTGTCTGATCGCCTTCTGGTCATTAGCGGCGGCAAGTTTGCCTATGAAAGCCCAATTGAAACGGCAGACTTCGCAGCAATTGGTCATGCAATGGCAGGACATTAG
- a CDS encoding nicotinamidase-like amidase (IMG reference gene:2510095761~PFAM: Isochorismatase family), translating to MVYISALPYEYELPESSQVALVVIDMQRDFLEPGGFGDALGNNVARLQAIVPTLKRLIAGFRELGLPIIHTLECHLPDLSDCPPSKIRRGKGELTIGSEGPMGRILVKGEPGNGIIPELAPLPGEFVIHKPGKGAFYATEMETILQKQGITHLLITGVTTEVCVQTTMREANDRGYECLMVEDCTESYFPEFKQATLDMVRAQGGIVGWTATAEEVLAGLRQWQPSKVFV from the coding sequence ATGGTTTATATTTCTGCGCTGCCTTATGAGTATGAGTTGCCAGAGTCCAGTCAGGTGGCGCTCGTGGTGATTGATATGCAACGAGATTTTTTAGAGCCAGGAGGTTTTGGCGATGCTCTTGGTAATAATGTGGCTCGGTTGCAAGCGATCGTGCCAACCCTGAAACGATTGATTGCAGGATTTCGTGAGCTTGGGCTACCGATTATTCATACTTTGGAATGTCATCTGCCTGATCTGTCTGACTGTCCCCCGTCTAAAATCCGTCGTGGTAAAGGGGAGCTAACCATTGGGTCTGAAGGTCCAATGGGGCGAATCCTAGTCAAGGGAGAGCCTGGCAATGGCATTATTCCTGAACTGGCACCCTTGCCAGGTGAGTTTGTGATTCATAAACCTGGCAAAGGTGCATTCTATGCCACTGAGATGGAGACAATTTTGCAAAAACAAGGGATTACGCACCTGTTAATTACGGGTGTCACAACCGAAGTGTGTGTGCAAACGACAATGCGTGAGGCAAACGATCGCGGTTATGAATGCCTTATGGTGGAAGATTGTACCGAAAGTTATTTTCCTGAATTCAAGCAAGCGACCTTAGACATGGTTCGCGCTCAAGGTGGCATTGTTGGCTGGACAGCGACTGCTGAAGAGGTTTTAGCTGGATTACGTCAGTGGCAACCATCGAAGGTGTTCGTGTAA
- a CDS encoding hypothetical protein (IMG reference gene:2510095762), with translation MTSQNTLELAKRGDPAAIAIILTYHLAQRFNTTASVIRLGNYLSVLIDATFAAEQEMLVKLVLDILENLRVDEITIVEISARRIGDQELLWSQTIELADPHTPSLAMNNELTNLDTPTADLASSGTAIAEATSRLHSTPPSPVTTLSSATELPQAEADSWDGTLKQLLLRPEMMALVAFALILILWDTYAEWLGAINPNEPLSSAKLARRLGISTSTLHRYKQRANFSAWSQDLDPDGIAWSYDGNRFVPRLD, from the coding sequence ATGACCTCCCAGAATACCCTGGAACTGGCGAAGCGAGGTGATCCAGCTGCGATCGCCATTATTTTGACTTATCACCTTGCTCAGCGCTTCAATACGACTGCAAGTGTGATTCGGCTTGGCAATTACCTGTCAGTCCTGATTGATGCGACGTTTGCTGCCGAGCAAGAAATGCTGGTAAAGCTGGTTCTAGACATTTTAGAAAATTTGAGAGTTGACGAAATTACGATTGTTGAGATTAGTGCTCGACGAATTGGTGATCAAGAATTGCTGTGGAGTCAGACAATAGAACTTGCAGACCCTCACACACCATCTTTAGCAATGAATAACGAATTGACTAATCTTGATACTCCAACGGCTGACCTCGCTTCTTCAGGGACTGCGATCGCCGAGGCAACATCGCGATTGCACTCGACGCCCCCCTCGCCTGTAACCACGCTATCATCAGCGACAGAACTCCCCCAAGCTGAAGCTGATTCATGGGATGGCACCCTCAAGCAACTGTTGTTACGTCCTGAAATGATGGCCTTAGTCGCCTTTGCGCTGATTCTGATCCTTTGGGATACTTACGCTGAATGGTTGGGGGCGATCAACCCCAACGAACCGTTGTCCAGTGCCAAACTTGCTCGGCGGCTAGGAATCAGCACCAGCACTCTCCACCGCTACAAACAGCGTGCAAACTTTAGCGCCTGGAGCCAAGATTTAGACCCAGATGGCATCGCCTGGAGTTATGACGGCAATCGATTTGTTCCTAGGCTGGATTGA
- a CDS encoding hypothetical protein (IMG reference gene:2510095763), translating to MDSPLNHENLARYIEETDGISKPWLLAQLRLKKLQETREHLTPEEYEAAIASLHQELMNLGEWWKGIEDEVFG from the coding sequence ATGGACAGCCCATTAAATCATGAAAATTTGGCTCGTTATATCGAAGAAACTGATGGTATCTCCAAACCCTGGTTGTTGGCACAACTGCGGCTCAAAAAACTACAGGAAACCCGCGAACACCTCACGCCTGAAGAATACGAAGCTGCGATCGCCAGTCTGCATCAGGAACTCATGAACCTGGGTGAGTGGTGGAAGGGAATTGAAGATGAGGTATTTGGCTAA
- a CDS encoding polyphosphate kinase 1 (IMG reference gene:2510095764~PFAM: Polyphosphate kinase~TIGRFAM: polyphosphate kinase 1), which translates to MPRRKAAPTEINLSDPQYYFNREASWLEFNNRVLHEAFDPRTPLLERLKFLAIFSSNLDEYFMVRVAALKQQVEANVTKLSADGRTAQEQLALISQRLRPMVTKQHQHFEAALRPQLAAHGVYLLDYIDLDQEQRTYLQHYFEEQIFPVLTPLAIDPSHPFPYISNLSLNLAVVIQDPDQQKDLFARVKVPNSLPRFLPLPEELRRQKRGIRAIWTGVPLEQVIAHNLTSLFPGMDIQEYHPFRVTRDNDLTLEEDEAEDLLLAIEQELRKRRIGGSIVRLEVHASMPDSIRAMLLEEMDLTVEDLYDVPGLLCLRDVMSFLELPLPDLKDPPCVSSVPPALRRNGDSTSEKIDIDGDLFSILRKQDVMVHHPYHSFSRTVQRFITEAAHDPDVLAIKMTMYRTSGDSPILNALIAAAENGKQVAVLMEIKARFDEENNIIWARKLESSGVHVVYGLVGLKTHTKVVLVVRREEGRIRRYVHIGTGNYNPKTARLYTDIGLLSSREELGADLTDLFNYLTGYARQQTYRKLLVAPVSLRDRMTALIKREAEHARQGHHARIVAKMNALIDPLIIMELYRASQAGVQVDLIVRGMCCLRPGVPGISDNIRVISIVGRFLEHSRIFYFHNAGDEEIFIGSADWMQRNLDRRVEAVVPIDDPAIAVDLQEILGIMLADNRQAWDLQPDGRYIQRHPTNDSPEQSSQKILMEMVQ; encoded by the coding sequence ATGCCCAGACGCAAAGCAGCACCGACGGAAATCAATCTTAGTGACCCCCAATATTACTTTAATCGAGAGGCAAGTTGGCTGGAATTTAATAATCGGGTCTTGCACGAAGCCTTTGACCCTCGCACTCCACTGCTAGAACGCCTCAAATTTTTGGCAATCTTCAGTTCTAACCTGGATGAATACTTTATGGTGCGGGTTGCGGCCCTCAAACAGCAGGTAGAAGCCAACGTCACTAAGCTCTCAGCAGACGGACGTACTGCCCAGGAGCAATTGGCTTTAATCAGCCAGCGGTTGCGTCCCATGGTAACAAAGCAGCATCAACACTTTGAGGCAGCTTTGCGCCCCCAACTTGCTGCCCACGGCGTTTACCTGCTGGACTATATTGACCTTGACCAGGAGCAACGCACCTATCTGCAGCACTATTTTGAAGAACAAATCTTCCCAGTGCTGACTCCTCTGGCGATAGACCCCAGTCACCCCTTCCCTTATATTTCCAACCTCAGCTTGAATCTGGCAGTTGTGATCCAAGATCCTGATCAACAAAAAGACTTGTTTGCCAGAGTCAAAGTTCCTAACAGCCTGCCGCGATTTCTGCCCTTACCAGAAGAACTGCGCCGACAAAAGCGAGGCATCCGAGCCATCTGGACAGGCGTTCCTCTGGAACAGGTGATTGCGCATAACCTGACGAGCCTATTTCCAGGAATGGACATTCAGGAATATCATCCGTTTCGAGTTACCCGTGATAATGACCTGACCCTGGAAGAAGACGAAGCAGAAGATTTGTTACTAGCGATCGAGCAAGAACTCCGTAAGCGGCGTATAGGTGGCTCTATTGTGCGGCTGGAAGTGCACGCATCTATGCCGGATAGTATTCGAGCCATGCTCCTGGAAGAAATGGACTTAACTGTAGAAGACCTCTACGACGTACCTGGACTGTTATGCCTGCGGGATGTGATGTCATTCCTGGAACTACCCCTACCAGACCTAAAAGATCCTCCTTGCGTCTCCTCAGTGCCACCTGCACTCCGTCGAAATGGCGATTCTACCTCTGAAAAAATCGACATTGATGGGGATCTATTCTCCATTCTCCGCAAACAGGATGTGATGGTTCATCACCCGTATCATTCATTCTCGCGCACGGTTCAGCGCTTCATTACTGAGGCAGCCCATGACCCAGATGTGCTGGCAATTAAGATGACCATGTATCGCACCTCTGGAGATTCACCGATCTTGAATGCCCTGATTGCTGCGGCGGAAAACGGTAAGCAAGTGGCAGTGTTGATGGAAATCAAGGCTCGGTTTGATGAAGAAAACAATATTATTTGGGCACGGAAGCTAGAAAGTAGTGGGGTCCATGTGGTGTATGGATTAGTGGGGTTAAAAACTCATACTAAAGTAGTGCTGGTTGTGCGTCGGGAGGAAGGGAGAATTCGTCGCTATGTGCACATTGGGACGGGCAACTACAACCCCAAAACAGCTCGACTCTACACCGATATTGGGCTATTGAGTAGTCGAGAGGAATTGGGAGCTGATTTAACGGATTTGTTTAATTACTTGACCGGATATGCTAGACAACAGACCTATCGCAAACTGTTGGTGGCTCCAGTAAGCCTTCGCGATCGCATGACAGCGTTGATTAAACGCGAAGCAGAACACGCCCGCCAAGGGCACCATGCCCGGATTGTTGCCAAAATGAATGCGCTGATCGATCCACTCATCATTATGGAACTGTATCGAGCTTCGCAGGCAGGGGTACAGGTGGATTTGATTGTGCGGGGCATGTGCTGTTTGCGGCCAGGGGTACCTGGAATCAGCGATAACATCCGCGTCATAAGCATTGTAGGTCGGTTTTTAGAGCATTCCCGCATTTTTTATTTCCACAACGCTGGCGACGAAGAAATTTTCATTGGGAGTGCTGATTGGATGCAACGTAATCTTGATCGCCGGGTGGAAGCAGTTGTGCCGATTGACGATCCTGCGATCGCCGTAGACTTGCAAGAAATTTTGGGCATCATGCTAGCAGACAATCGCCAAGCCTGGGATTTACAGCCAGACGGACGCTACATCCAGCGACACCCCACTAACGACAGCCCAGAACAAAGTTCGCAAAAAATTCTAATGGAGATGGTTCAATAA
- a CDS encoding RNA polymerase sigma factor, sigma-70 family (IMG reference gene:2510095765~PFAM: Sigma-70, region 4; Sigma-70 region 3; Sigma-70 region 2; Sigma-70 factor, region 1.2~TIGRFAM: RNA polymerase sigma factor, sigma-70 family): MSAELPSNSGQINSIEADLIGQDFDVDLDIDPEMLDELDRDIEPTDFEPRKPPIKFTKAERLGLTDDSVGLFLREMARYPLLTQAQEVELAREIAKGGPQAELAKRKLVRSNLRLVVSIAKKYLNRGVPFLDLIQEGAMGLMRAAEKFDYERGYKFSTYAYWWIRQGITRAIASQSRTVRLPVHMVEKLNQVRKARQMLSQKLGRKPTKQEIAAELDLDEDKLEHVLDVSQGTLSLHAWVGREEDTELMQLIEDSDTIAPNECLDHKLLCDRLNSVLEHLSDRERDIIKLRFGLTDGQHYTLSEIGELYHLSRERVRQIQAKAMRKLRHPRRQALLKDWMR; this comes from the coding sequence ATGAGTGCCGAACTGCCTTCCAATTCTGGACAAATTAATTCAATAGAAGCTGACTTGATCGGGCAAGATTTTGATGTCGATCTCGACATTGATCCAGAGATGCTTGATGAGTTGGACAGAGATATCGAGCCAACTGATTTTGAACCCAGGAAGCCTCCAATTAAGTTTACAAAAGCAGAGCGGCTGGGTTTAACGGATGACTCTGTAGGGCTATTTCTGCGTGAGATGGCACGTTATCCGCTCCTTACTCAAGCACAAGAAGTTGAGTTAGCGAGAGAAATTGCAAAAGGTGGACCCCAAGCTGAACTCGCAAAGCGAAAATTAGTCCGTTCAAATCTGCGTTTAGTTGTTTCAATCGCTAAAAAATATCTTAATCGTGGAGTGCCGTTTCTCGATTTAATTCAAGAAGGGGCGATGGGTTTAATGCGAGCGGCTGAAAAGTTTGATTATGAGCGTGGGTACAAGTTTTCAACCTATGCTTACTGGTGGATTCGGCAAGGAATTACCCGTGCGATCGCCTCTCAGTCGCGCACAGTTCGCCTGCCTGTGCACATGGTTGAAAAACTCAATCAAGTTCGCAAAGCACGGCAAATGTTATCCCAAAAATTAGGACGCAAACCAACCAAGCAAGAAATTGCAGCTGAGCTAGATCTCGATGAAGATAAGCTGGAGCATGTGCTCGATGTCAGTCAAGGCACATTATCATTGCATGCCTGGGTTGGTCGAGAAGAAGATACCGAATTAATGCAACTGATTGAAGATTCCGATACTATTGCCCCGAATGAATGTTTAGATCACAAATTACTATGCGATCGCTTGAATTCGGTGTTGGAACATTTGAGTGATCGCGAGCGGGACATTATCAAATTACGATTTGGATTGACTGACGGACAGCACTACACGTTGTCTGAAATTGGCGAGTTATATCATCTTTCTCGGGAGCGAGTACGGCAAATTCAAGCAAAAGCTATGCGAAAACTGCGGCATCCTCGTCGCCAGGCTTTATTAAAAGACTGGATGCGTTAA
- a CDS encoding 6-phosphogluconolactonase (IMG reference gene:2510095766~PFAM: Glucosamine-6-phosphate isomerases/6-phosphogluconolactonase~TIGRFAM: 6-phosphogluconolactonase) — protein MEKIVEVLPDKSTLVLRSLELILSMAQTAIADRGRFTIALSGGSTPKPLYEKLAQQDLPWDKIHVFWGDERYVPVEHPDSNEGMTRQAWLNHIAIPAENIHPIPTGAGDPAIDAAKYDAELQAFFQTAPGEFPVFDLMLQGMGDDGHTASLFPHTEALNVRDRLVTVGSKDGQPRITITVPLINHARTVLFLVAGANKQTALRHVFAPEGDDAQYPSRLIRPQGTLLWLLDQAAGQGL, from the coding sequence ATGGAAAAGATTGTTGAAGTTTTGCCCGATAAATCAACTCTGGTTCTTCGTTCGCTAGAGCTAATTTTGTCTATGGCGCAAACTGCGATCGCAGACCGAGGGCGCTTTACAATTGCGCTTTCCGGGGGCAGTACGCCCAAGCCTCTGTACGAAAAATTGGCTCAACAAGATTTGCCGTGGGACAAAATCCATGTTTTTTGGGGGGATGAGCGGTACGTTCCGGTCGAACACCCCGACAGTAATGAGGGGATGACCCGCCAAGCCTGGCTCAACCATATTGCCATTCCTGCTGAAAATATTCATCCAATCCCAACTGGGGCTGGCGATCCAGCAATCGATGCCGCCAAGTACGATGCTGAACTACAAGCATTCTTTCAAACCGCGCCCGGAGAATTTCCGGTGTTTGACCTGATGCTACAAGGGATGGGCGATGACGGACATACCGCTTCCCTGTTTCCCCATACAGAAGCCCTGAATGTGCGCGATCGCCTTGTGACTGTTGGCAGCAAAGATGGACAACCCCGCATTACTATAACCGTTCCCTTGATTAATCACGCTCGCACTGTTCTTTTCCTCGTTGCTGGAGCTAACAAGCAAACAGCACTGCGCCATGTTTTTGCCCCTGAAGGGGACGATGCCCAATACCCGTCTCGGCTCATTCGCCCTCAAGGAACGCTTCTGTGGTTGTTAGACCAGGCAGCAGGGCAAGGATTATAG
- a CDS encoding FHA domain-containing protein (IMG reference gene:2510095767~PFAM: FHA domain), whose protein sequence is MIVCPNCNHQNPDGAVQCEACYTPLPAITACPNCGASVQTDASFCGQCGFNLKAAAVAQVAVAMSPSLDEASISVLVQPDPLVEPDPIPESPGLENPVAVSVPMTPEPPPDLEIAQPASLPDASLATPIPAPSVVAVPSAIEGRTQLQTQSARLLHVQTNTSVELPPGLTVIHIGKPNDRIPPDIDVSGFPNSEIVSRIHADIRLEGDAYYIEDVGSSNGTYINNLPLVRGNRHRLRPGDRIALGKGDKVTFLFQLS, encoded by the coding sequence ATGATTGTTTGTCCAAATTGCAACCATCAAAATCCTGATGGCGCGGTTCAGTGTGAGGCTTGTTACACTCCATTACCAGCCATAACTGCCTGTCCCAACTGTGGTGCCAGTGTTCAAACAGATGCCAGTTTTTGTGGGCAATGTGGTTTTAACCTGAAGGCAGCTGCAGTTGCCCAAGTAGCTGTTGCTATGTCTCCATCGCTAGATGAGGCTAGCATATCGGTATTGGTTCAACCAGATCCACTGGTCGAGCCTGATCCAATTCCTGAAAGTCCAGGGCTTGAAAATCCAGTTGCAGTTTCAGTACCAATGACACCTGAACCCCCACCTGATTTGGAGATAGCACAACCTGCTTCGTTGCCAGATGCGTCTCTGGCAACCCCAATTCCTGCTCCATCCGTTGTTGCAGTCCCCAGTGCAATAGAAGGACGAACCCAATTACAAACCCAGAGTGCTCGGCTGTTACATGTCCAGACCAACACCTCTGTTGAGTTACCTCCAGGACTGACCGTCATTCATATTGGCAAACCGAACGATCGCATCCCGCCCGATATTGATGTGTCTGGGTTTCCTAACTCCGAAATTGTCTCCCGCATTCATGCTGATATTCGCTTAGAAGGCGATGCTTACTACATTGAAGACGTAGGTAGCTCCAATGGCACTTATATCAACAATCTTCCTCTAGTAAGAGGGAATCGGCATCGACTACGTCCTGGCGATCGCATTGCGCTTGGTAAAGGCGACAAGGTGACGTTTCTATTCCAACTTTCATAG
- a CDS encoding protein kinase domain with FHA domain (IMG reference gene:2510095768~PFAM: Protein kinase domain; FHA domain), with protein MQSIPVQSWTFEQESTIRIGRSTDNHVILYSAVVSRHHVEIRKVDSGWEIVNLGANGTYLDGRRITQVPVDDGVIIRLARSGPNVQIHLTPQNAESSRALVGEKTVGQSAKQPSHASVSPTDIPSDIEIVTTTPPETDEYVTTESQEDTLQAAQSADAEDTEGIRAIAPVNPGFVLSACCHQYIETDHLFCLDCGKPLKPLGVVGDYQLVKVLETDELSTVQLAWKDGQTVVLKTLLPYWMEQSEAVELFEQEARLFLKINHPALPKFLDVFSDAGHPYLVMQPVYGRSLRQVVLTEGPLTQETAIRRILEVCHALDYLHTQTPPILHQRLKPDYLIQRSATAPLMITGLTPGRVIAPLEASAEYLAPEQRQGQASFASDLYAIGPTLAFLLTGKSPATFYAQREQGFRLYAEYVPGLNHDLAAVIRKLTNLQPGERFASIQELASALQQIVAVEA; from the coding sequence ATGCAGTCAATCCCTGTTCAAAGTTGGACCTTTGAGCAGGAATCAACTATCCGGATTGGGCGCTCAACCGATAACCACGTGATTCTCTACAGTGCTGTGGTTTCTCGTCATCACGTCGAAATTCGGAAGGTAGATTCAGGCTGGGAAATTGTCAATTTAGGTGCAAATGGGACCTACCTGGATGGACGGCGCATTACTCAAGTCCCAGTCGATGATGGTGTCATTATTCGGCTGGCTCGCTCTGGACCTAATGTCCAAATTCATCTCACACCTCAAAATGCAGAATCATCTCGCGCTCTCGTAGGCGAGAAAACGGTTGGTCAAAGTGCGAAACAACCTAGTCACGCATCTGTTTCCCCGACGGATATTCCATCTGACATCGAGATTGTTACTACGACTCCGCCTGAAACAGATGAATATGTGACAACAGAGTCCCAGGAAGATACTCTGCAAGCAGCACAATCAGCGGACGCGGAGGACACTGAGGGGATACGAGCGATCGCACCTGTTAATCCTGGTTTTGTCCTGTCTGCTTGTTGCCATCAATATATCGAGACCGACCATCTTTTTTGTCTAGATTGTGGCAAACCGCTAAAGCCGCTGGGTGTGGTTGGAGACTACCAGCTTGTGAAAGTGTTAGAGACGGACGAGCTGAGTACTGTTCAGCTTGCCTGGAAAGATGGGCAGACGGTTGTGCTGAAAACTCTCTTGCCCTATTGGATGGAGCAGTCAGAAGCGGTTGAACTGTTTGAGCAAGAAGCTAGATTGTTTTTGAAGATTAATCACCCAGCTCTACCAAAGTTTTTGGATGTGTTTTCGGATGCAGGGCACCCTTACCTGGTGATGCAGCCTGTTTATGGTCGATCGCTCCGGCAAGTAGTTCTGACAGAGGGACCACTAACGCAAGAAACAGCAATCAGGCGCATATTGGAAGTATGTCATGCACTGGATTACCTGCATACCCAAACCCCACCTATTCTGCACCAGCGCCTTAAACCAGACTATTTGATTCAGCGTTCGGCAACGGCTCCGTTGATGATTACGGGACTGACACCTGGTCGAGTCATCGCGCCTTTAGAGGCATCTGCAGAGTATCTGGCTCCGGAACAACGCCAGGGGCAAGCATCCTTTGCCTCTGATTTGTATGCGATCGGCCCAACTCTGGCATTTTTACTGACCGGGAAATCCCCAGCGACCTTTTATGCTCAACGCGAGCAGGGATTCCGTTTGTATGCAGAGTATGTACCGGGGTTGAATCATGACTTGGCAGCAGTTATTCGTAAGCTCACCAATTTGCAACCAGGTGAACGCTTCGCTTCGATCCAGGAGCTTGCCAGCGCTTTACAACAGATTGTTGCTGTTGAAGCCTAA